A region of Acidobacteriota bacterium DNA encodes the following proteins:
- the dnaX gene encoding DNA polymerase III subunit gamma/tau: MPRRPLARTYRPQRFAEVLGQEAPVRALAAASARRELAAAYIFSGTRGIGKTTIARIFAKALNCEKGPAEDCCDACPACRDIAEGRSLDVLEMDAATHTGIDDVRELREAAQYPPSRKGRYRVFIIDEAHQLSQAAWNGLLKILEEPPPWCVFLLCTTEPHKIPATIESRALHFAFKSPSTAEIREHLARIAEREGLEPTGEALDLLAKAAQGSVRDGLSALDQVRALAGKAIDGAAVREALGLVPEEAVRDYVRAVGRGDAAAALAVLDGVEREGHDLRGFAAEALERVRALALAKAVGSRPGAPPIAPDELESFRVEQLVWLGKVLDETEARLRQGGPQRVLLDLATIRMTAMADLTPLEELAQRIGSGPAGRQAPPAPPGPAPASPRRRGGSPGPSAPASPPPKRSAPQAPPDDASLLPRLAEAAAAITGRVGSFLRQAKSARLEADGRLVISIARSRAFWKTRLETPAAREAIVKAAAEVLGGAPPSVEFRLEGETAEPGAARPRNRDALERASRDPIVRELFERFDAVLLGGEALPGPEGPPAPDGPAPEAPR; encoded by the coding sequence GTGCCGAGACGCCCCCTCGCGCGCACCTACCGCCCGCAACGCTTCGCCGAAGTCCTCGGGCAGGAGGCCCCGGTCCGGGCGCTCGCCGCGGCGTCCGCCCGGCGGGAGCTCGCCGCGGCCTACATCTTCTCGGGCACTCGCGGCATCGGAAAGACGACCATCGCGCGGATCTTCGCCAAGGCCCTCAACTGCGAGAAGGGTCCCGCGGAGGACTGCTGCGACGCCTGCCCGGCCTGCCGCGACATCGCCGAGGGACGCTCCCTCGACGTGCTCGAGATGGACGCGGCGACCCACACCGGCATCGACGACGTGCGCGAGCTGCGCGAGGCGGCTCAGTATCCCCCGAGCCGCAAGGGGCGTTACCGCGTCTTCATCATCGACGAGGCGCACCAGCTCTCCCAGGCGGCGTGGAACGGCCTCCTGAAGATCCTCGAGGAGCCGCCTCCGTGGTGCGTCTTCCTGCTGTGCACGACCGAGCCGCACAAGATCCCCGCGACGATCGAGTCGCGCGCCCTCCACTTCGCCTTCAAGAGCCCCTCGACCGCCGAGATCCGGGAGCATCTCGCGCGCATCGCCGAGCGTGAGGGACTCGAGCCGACCGGCGAGGCGCTCGACCTGCTGGCGAAGGCGGCCCAGGGATCGGTCCGCGACGGCCTGTCCGCCCTCGACCAGGTGCGCGCCCTGGCCGGCAAGGCGATCGACGGGGCGGCGGTTCGCGAGGCGCTCGGCCTCGTGCCCGAGGAGGCGGTCCGGGACTACGTGCGTGCGGTCGGCCGAGGGGACGCGGCCGCGGCCCTGGCGGTGCTCGACGGCGTCGAGCGGGAAGGCCACGACCTCCGCGGCTTCGCCGCCGAGGCGCTCGAGCGGGTGCGGGCGCTCGCCCTGGCGAAGGCGGTGGGCTCCCGCCCCGGCGCACCCCCGATCGCCCCGGACGAGCTCGAGTCCTTCCGCGTCGAGCAGCTCGTCTGGCTCGGCAAGGTCCTCGATGAGACGGAGGCGCGCCTGCGCCAGGGGGGACCGCAGCGGGTTCTGCTCGATCTCGCGACGATCCGGATGACGGCGATGGCCGACCTCACCCCGCTCGAGGAGCTGGCGCAGCGGATCGGCAGCGGCCCGGCCGGCCGGCAAGCGCCGCCGGCGCCGCCCGGGCCCGCTCCGGCGTCGCCACGCCGCCGCGGCGGCTCCCCCGGCCCGTCCGCTCCGGCTTCGCCGCCCCCCAAGCGGTCTGCCCCGCAGGCCCCTCCCGACGACGCGTCCCTGCTCCCCCGGTTGGCCGAGGCGGCGGCGGCGATCACGGGGAGGGTCGGCTCGTTCCTGCGGCAGGCGAAGTCGGCCCGGCTCGAGGCCGACGGCCGGCTGGTGATCTCGATCGCCCGCTCGCGGGCGTTCTGGAAAACGCGCCTGGAAACGCCGGCCGCACGGGAGGCGATCGTGAAGGCCGCGGCGGAGGTCCTCGGCGGCGCCCCGCCCTCGGTCGAATTCCGGCTGGAGGGCGAGACCGCCGAGCCGGGAGCCGCGCGTCCGCGGAACCGGGACGCGCTCGAGCGGGCGAGCCGCGACCCGATCGTGCGGGAGCTCTTCGAGCGCTTCGACGCGGTGCTGCTCGGGGGCGAGGCGCTCCCCGGCCCGGAGGGGCCGCCGGCTCCGGATGGCCCCGCGCCGGAGGCGCCGCGATAA